A stretch of the Capsicum annuum cultivar UCD-10X-F1 chromosome 10, UCD10Xv1.1, whole genome shotgun sequence genome encodes the following:
- the LOC107845574 gene encoding uncharacterized protein LOC107845574 has translation MVKVPNGYSSNISRWMKSEDRKIYGLKSHDSHILLEQLLPFAIHGVVPNNVCDAITELSIFFKELCSKTLRADVLDQLEAQILIILSKLEKIFLPTFFDIMVHLVIHLPREAKLGGPVQYRWMYPIERFLRLLKCYVRNKNQPEGSIAEGYIVEESLIFCSRYLHGIAIGHNRMDKNYEVDRAETYSGLSIFEKKGSSLLRDTSRDLEEFERKQAHLYVLRNCEEVQPFLRLYKCAKKEIH, from the exons ATGGTTAAGGTTCCAAATGGTTATTCTTCCAATATATCAAGGTGGATGAAGTCAGAGGATCGTAAAATTTATGGATTAAAGAGTCATGattctcatattttattagaACAACTGCTTCCTTTTGCAATTCATGGAGTCGTGCCTAACAATGTCTGTGATGCTATCACTGAGTTAAGTATTTTCTTCAAAGAGTTGTGTTCAAAAACACTAAGGGCTGATGTGTTGGATCAGCTTGAAGCTCAAATTCTAATAATATTGAGTAAATTGGAAAAGATATTTCTACCAACATTTTTTGACATTATGGTGCATTTAGTGATTCATCTTCCAAGAGAGGCTAAACTTGGTGGACCTGTACAATACAGGTGGATGTATCCAATTGAGAG ATTTTTACGCTTATTGAAGTGCTATGTTCGTAATAAAAATCAACCTGAAGGGTCTATTGCAGAAGGGTATATTGTTGAGGAAAGTCTAATATTTTGCTCAAGGTATCTACATGGAATTGCCATAGGGCATAATCGAATGGACAAAAATTATGAAGTTGATCGTGCTGAGACATATAGTGGATTAtcgatttttgaaaaaaaaggttcTTCTTTATTAAGAGATACATCGAGAGATCTTGAAGAGTTTGAGAGAAAACAAGCCCATCTTTATGTCTTGAGAAATTGTGAAGAAGTTCAGCCATTTCTACG ATTGTACAAATGCGCAAAGAAGGAAATCCACTAG